The genomic stretch TGTATTTCACTTGTTCCATCCATTCTTTCAAGTTACCATTTTTGAATTCTCTGTATCCTAAAACATATCCGAACGCTGCTGTAACACCAATTGCTGGTGCTCCTCTCACAATCATTTCTTTTATTGCATGAGCAACCTCTTTGTGCGATCTACATTCAACGTATTCCTCGACGAAAGGAAGTTTTCTTTGATCTAACAATTTCAACGATTGACCAGTCCACTCCATCGTTTTTGTCTTCAGCTTCACTTTCCGCTCCCTCCAAGTTTTATCTCTATTTGACTTTTCTTTTTGAACTCTTCGAAGGCTTTTTCAAACCAGTCGCTCCAAAGCTGTGTTTTTTTGTCTGAAAGAAGTTTGTTGATAATCTCTTCTTTCACCTCATCGAACGTTTTGTAAGAGGAAGTCCTTTTTTCAACAATTTTGTAAAGAACGAAACCGTCTTTCGATTCAAATGGGCCAAGAATAGCTCCTTCTGGTGCGTCAAAAATAACACTTTCTATATCTTCGTTCAGTTGGCCTTCTTCTATCCACCCAAGATCTCCACCAGTTGCCACTTGTGTAGCAACTTCAAGAAATTCTTCCCCTTTTCTGATCCTGGAAAGAGCCTCATCGATAGTGTTTTTCTCTTTGGCTACTATCCGATAGAGATGAACCGCCGCCGGTATTCTGAAAGATTCTTTGTTTTCGTTGTAATACTTTTGTGCTTCTTCAGAGGTAACGGTTGCGCTCTGAGTGATTTTTTCTTGGAGTCTTTGGAGGGAAAGCTGTGTTTTCATGTGCCAGATGAGTCGCTTTTTGAACGTTTCGAGATCTCCGTAACCTGAACTCTGCAAAAATTTGTCTAAATCTTCGAGAGTTATTCCCATCGTTTCCACAGTTTCTTTGAGCCTTTTTTCAACTTCTGCATTCGCCTCTTCCTCCGTTACTCCTACACCTTCCTTTTCGGCGAGTTGTTGTATAAGAAGGTCATCTATCAGAGAATTTAAAACTTCCAATTTGTACTTCAACAGCAATTTCAAACCTTCTTCTGTGCCTGTAAGAACATTGAAGAATCTGGTGTCAATTTGAGCGATGCTTTTGAGAAGATTGCTCACATCCGCCTCAATCTCTAAAAGATCAGAGGTAATGGGTTCACCGTTAACAATTGCTACTATTGTGCTGGAAGTGGTAGTTGCTTGGGAAAAAAGAGTGACCACCATTGCCATGAGTGACAGGAAAATCACCTTTTTCATTCTTCATCTCCTCCTTTCGCTTTCTCCCAGTATTCATTCAATTTCTCTAACGATAATTGTTCCAAAA from Thermotoga sp. KOL6 encodes the following:
- a CDS encoding peptidyl-prolyl cis-trans isomerase produces the protein MKKVIFLSLMAMVVTLFSQATTTSSTIVAIVNGEPITSDLLEIEADVSNLLKSIAQIDTRFFNVLTGTEEGLKLLLKYKLEVLNSLIDDLLIQQLAEKEGVGVTEEEANAEVEKRLKETVETMGITLEDLDKFLQSSGYGDLETFKKRLIWHMKTQLSLQRLQEKITQSATVTSEEAQKYYNENKESFRIPAAVHLYRIVAKEKNTIDEALSRIRKGEEFLEVATQVATGGDLGWIEEGQLNEDIESVIFDAPEGAILGPFESKDGFVLYKIVEKRTSSYKTFDEVKEEIINKLLSDKKTQLWSDWFEKAFEEFKKKSQIEIKLGGSGK